The following proteins are encoded in a genomic region of Reichenbachiella sp.:
- a CDS encoding isoaspartyl peptidase/L-asparaginase: MKKCILFFVFLSFFVFNHARLCAQNIKSSGGPTLVIHGGAGTILKENMTPEDEKAYHTKLKEALNAGYNILNSGGTSEDAVIAAIMIMEDSPLFNAGKGAVFTNEGTNEMDASIMNGGDGSAGAIAGVKTIKNPILAAQAVKNNSEHVMMSGNGAEQFAADQNLELVDPSYFFTKRRKMQLDKLKNAEKSNEEGSIKKWKDYKYGTVGAVALDTNGNICAATSTGGMTNKKYGRIGDAPVIGAGTFANKICGVSATGHGEYFIRNVVAYDIAAMMEYKKVPLGAATENVVMEKLVKIGGGGGVVALDVKGNISMTFNTPGMYRGYIQKEGKARTYIYKIEG; encoded by the coding sequence ATGAAAAAGTGTATTCTATTTTTCGTATTTCTTTCCTTTTTTGTTTTTAACCATGCTCGCCTGTGTGCGCAGAATATTAAGTCTTCTGGTGGCCCAACACTGGTGATACATGGTGGGGCTGGGACCATATTAAAAGAAAATATGACTCCGGAGGATGAAAAGGCCTATCACACAAAACTGAAAGAGGCACTTAATGCTGGTTATAATATTTTGAACAGCGGAGGAACGTCTGAGGATGCGGTGATCGCAGCCATTATGATTATGGAGGACTCCCCATTGTTCAATGCAGGAAAGGGTGCGGTTTTCACCAACGAAGGAACGAATGAAATGGATGCTTCTATCATGAATGGTGGTGATGGGTCTGCGGGAGCAATAGCTGGAGTAAAAACCATAAAAAACCCAATCCTAGCTGCTCAAGCTGTGAAGAACAATTCAGAACACGTTATGATGTCTGGAAATGGTGCTGAGCAGTTTGCAGCTGATCAAAACCTTGAGCTAGTAGATCCTTCTTACTTTTTTACGAAGAGAAGAAAGATGCAATTGGATAAACTGAAAAATGCTGAGAAGTCCAATGAAGAAGGAAGTATTAAAAAATGGAAGGATTATAAGTATGGAACCGTGGGCGCTGTAGCCTTAGACACGAATGGAAATATCTGTGCTGCTACTTCTACCGGAGGTATGACGAACAAGAAATATGGACGTATTGGCGATGCACCAGTAATTGGCGCTGGCACCTTCGCTAATAAAATTTGTGGCGTTTCAGCAACTGGTCATGGGGAATATTTCATCAGGAATGTGGTGGCCTACGATATTGCAGCTATGATGGAGTATAAAAAGGTTCCATTAGGTGCCGCTACCGAAAATGTTGTCATGGAAAAGCTAGTGAAAATAGGCGGTGGTGGAGGAGTAGTAGCTCTCGATGTCAAAGGAAATATATCAATGACTTTCAATACGCCAGGCATGTATCGAGGTTATATTCAAAAGGAAGGGAAAGCACGAACCTATATCTACAAAATCGAGGGCTAA
- the dusB gene encoding tRNA dihydrouridine synthase DusB: MVKIGDIELGEFPLLLAPMEDVSDPPFRAVCKENGADLMYTEFISSEALIRDAAKSIQKLDIYDYERPIGIQIFGEKIESMREAAAIAEEANPELVDINYGCPVKKVACKGAGAGILLDLPKMQKMTEEIVKRVSKPVTVKTRLGWDHDNIKILEVAQRLQDVGIQALSIHGRTRQQMYKGEADWNPIAEVKNHPDIHIPIFGNGDIDSPQKAKEYREKYGVDGIMIGRGAIGNPWIFNQIKHYFKTGEELPPPTLSQRMDAVRSHLKFSIEWKGEKKGIFEMRRHYTNYFRGIHGFKPFRARLVESPTFEATSSILDEVEDVFQHASLVAQ, from the coding sequence ATGGTAAAAATAGGTGATATCGAATTAGGGGAATTTCCTTTGCTACTGGCGCCCATGGAAGATGTGAGCGACCCCCCATTCCGTGCGGTATGTAAAGAAAATGGTGCAGACTTGATGTACACAGAGTTTATTTCATCAGAAGCATTGATCCGAGATGCGGCCAAAAGCATACAAAAGCTAGATATCTATGACTATGAACGTCCTATTGGCATCCAAATCTTTGGTGAAAAAATAGAATCTATGCGGGAAGCAGCCGCCATAGCAGAAGAAGCCAATCCAGAGTTGGTGGATATCAACTATGGTTGCCCTGTAAAGAAAGTAGCCTGTAAAGGTGCTGGAGCTGGCATTTTACTGGACCTGCCTAAAATGCAAAAAATGACCGAAGAAATCGTGAAACGGGTGAGTAAACCGGTGACCGTAAAGACACGATTGGGTTGGGATCATGATAATATTAAAATTTTAGAAGTCGCTCAGCGCTTACAGGATGTAGGTATCCAGGCCTTAAGTATCCACGGCCGGACACGTCAGCAGATGTACAAAGGAGAAGCCGATTGGAATCCTATCGCTGAGGTCAAAAACCATCCGGATATTCACATTCCTATCTTCGGCAATGGAGATATTGATTCACCACAAAAAGCAAAGGAATACAGAGAAAAGTACGGCGTTGACGGAATTATGATTGGCCGAGGAGCCATTGGCAATCCTTGGATTTTCAATCAGATCAAACATTACTTCAAAACCGGTGAAGAACTGCCACCACCGACCCTATCGCAACGAATGGATGCTGTGAGAAGCCATCTCAAATTTTCCATAGAATGGAAAGGAGAAAAAAAGGGCATTTTCGAAATGCGTAGACATTACACCAACTATTTCCGAGGCATTCATGGGTTCAAACCCTTCAGAGCTCGACTAGTGGAATCTCCAACATTTGAAGCCACCAGTAGCATACTAGACGAGGTAGAAGATGTCTTTCAGCATGCAAGCCTGGTTGCTCAATGA
- a CDS encoding YifB family Mg chelatase-like AAA ATPase, with the protein MLAKTFGSAVYGVDAHIITIEANVIAGTKFFMVGLPDSAVKESEHRVESALKQNGYLMPRQKVIVNLAPADIKKEGSSYDLPIALGILNASGQLELDGLEESIIMGELSLDGTIRPIKGALPIAIEARKRGFKSFILPKENASEAAIVDNLEVIPVDSLQEAIDHLSGTQRIVPLEYDTRDMFQTHINEYAADFANVQGQENIKRSLEIAAAGGHNVIMIGPPGAGKTMLAKRLPSILPPLSLQESLETTKIHSVAGQLKENSSLIATRPFRSPHHTISDVALVGGGGIPQPGEISLANNGVLFLDELPEFKRTVLEVMRQPLEERKVTISRAKISIEFPANFMLIASMNPCPCGYYNHPEKECVCAPGVVQKYLNKVSGPLLDRIDLHVEVTPVSFDQLTEDRKTESSEVIRERVIEARMIQQERFKDHPEIFNNAMMNSQMVKSICQINAAGKSLLKTAMEKLGLSARAYDRILKVARTIADLAGKEDIQIEHLAEAIQYRSLDREGWAA; encoded by the coding sequence ATGTTAGCCAAAACTTTCGGGAGTGCAGTATACGGAGTAGATGCTCACATCATTACTATAGAAGCCAATGTAATTGCCGGCACTAAATTTTTTATGGTTGGTCTTCCAGATTCAGCCGTGAAGGAAAGTGAGCACAGAGTAGAGTCTGCGCTTAAACAAAATGGTTATCTCATGCCTAGGCAAAAAGTAATCGTCAATCTTGCTCCTGCTGATATTAAAAAAGAAGGATCTTCTTATGACCTTCCCATTGCACTAGGCATTCTCAATGCCTCCGGTCAACTAGAGCTTGATGGACTTGAAGAAAGCATTATCATGGGAGAATTATCCTTGGATGGTACTATTCGACCAATAAAAGGAGCATTGCCGATTGCTATAGAAGCGAGAAAGAGAGGATTCAAATCTTTTATTCTTCCAAAAGAGAATGCTTCTGAAGCCGCTATAGTAGACAACCTTGAAGTTATCCCTGTAGATTCATTGCAAGAAGCGATTGATCACCTCTCAGGTACTCAACGCATTGTGCCCTTGGAATACGATACTCGGGATATGTTTCAAACACATATCAACGAATATGCAGCTGATTTTGCCAATGTGCAAGGGCAAGAAAACATCAAACGTTCGCTCGAAATAGCTGCCGCCGGTGGACATAATGTAATCATGATTGGCCCCCCTGGGGCAGGAAAAACCATGCTGGCCAAACGACTACCTTCCATTTTACCTCCATTGTCTCTTCAAGAATCACTGGAGACTACAAAGATTCACTCGGTAGCGGGTCAGCTCAAAGAGAACTCCTCCTTGATAGCAACAAGGCCATTTAGATCTCCTCATCACACTATTTCTGACGTCGCACTGGTCGGCGGGGGAGGCATTCCTCAACCTGGTGAAATCTCATTAGCCAATAATGGTGTATTATTCCTGGATGAATTGCCTGAGTTCAAAAGAACGGTACTGGAAGTCATGCGTCAGCCGCTGGAAGAGAGAAAGGTAACGATCTCCCGAGCTAAGATTTCAATTGAGTTTCCGGCCAACTTTATGCTGATCGCCAGTATGAATCCTTGTCCGTGTGGGTATTACAATCATCCAGAAAAAGAATGTGTTTGTGCCCCTGGTGTAGTACAGAAATATTTAAACAAAGTAAGCGGTCCACTACTGGATCGAATTGATCTTCATGTAGAAGTGACGCCTGTGTCTTTTGACCAACTGACGGAAGATCGAAAAACTGAAAGCAGTGAGGTTATTCGAGAAAGGGTGATAGAGGCTCGCATGATTCAGCAGGAACGATTTAAAGATCATCCTGAGATCTTTAATAATGCCATGATGAATTCTCAAATGGTAAAATCCATTTGCCAAATCAATGCCGCCGGGAAAAGTTTACTCAAAACAGCCATGGAAAAACTCGGGCTTTCAGCACGTGCCTATGATCGTATTTTGAAAGTTGCTCGCACCATCGCTGACCTCGCTGGAAAGGAAGACATTCAAATCGAACATTTAGCGGAAGCTATACAGTATAGGAGTCTCGACCGCGAAGGATGGGCTGCTTAG
- the scpB gene encoding SMC-Scp complex subunit ScpB — protein sequence MDFLANHIEALIFCSQKPITDKEVKDCLTEMFEAEVPLKDIHDAIAKLQEKYKSEEYAFEPVQSGGGFQFLTKPAYQASIGILLKQQSKKRLSNSALETLSIIAYRQPITKGEMEQIRGVNCDYSVQKLLEKELIEIKGKSDAVGRPIIYGTSQNFTDYFGINDLSELPTLKDFENKENEIGDEKE from the coding sequence TTGGACTTTTTGGCTAATCATATCGAAGCACTTATCTTTTGTTCGCAAAAACCCATTACGGACAAGGAGGTAAAGGATTGCTTGACAGAAATGTTTGAAGCAGAAGTGCCTTTGAAAGACATCCATGATGCCATAGCCAAATTGCAAGAAAAGTATAAAAGCGAAGAATACGCCTTCGAACCAGTTCAGAGTGGGGGCGGCTTCCAGTTTTTAACTAAACCTGCCTATCAAGCCAGTATTGGAATTCTCCTTAAACAACAATCCAAGAAACGCTTATCCAATTCAGCGCTTGAAACATTATCGATCATAGCCTACCGACAGCCTATCACCAAAGGGGAAATGGAACAAATCCGAGGAGTCAACTGTGACTACTCTGTTCAGAAACTTTTGGAAAAAGAACTCATCGAAATCAAAGGCAAATCAGATGCTGTAGGCAGACCAATTATCTACGGCACAAGTCAAAATTTTACCGACTACTTTGGCATCAATGATTTAAGTGAGCTGCCTACGCTTAAGGATTTCGAAAACAAAGAAAACGAAATAGGCGACGAGAAAGAGTAG
- a CDS encoding phosphatidate cytidylyltransferase, with amino-acid sequence MTSSSSKFSDLAKRLVTGVIGAFFVLFAIAYHEYGFVAVFLVLCVLTQWEFYKLIIANGIVPLRTFGTIMGVILYMMIYLVEKGAIHFDAFFMILPFSSTIFFIKLYKKDEKKPFTNIAFTFLGIIYVALPFSLLSVAAFILDQYSYQIIIGIFLILWASDTGAYFAGIQFGRRKLFERVSPKKSWEGSVGGAFLSLAFAVGISFYFTDLALWHWVVISIITVVTGTYGDLVESLFKRSMDIKDSGRKLPGHGGFLDRFDGLLLSIPFIIIFLKFFVQE; translated from the coding sequence ATGACATCGAGTTCAAGTAAGTTTTCGGATCTGGCCAAAAGGCTGGTCACTGGGGTAATAGGTGCGTTCTTTGTATTGTTTGCCATTGCCTATCATGAGTATGGATTTGTAGCTGTATTCTTGGTGCTATGCGTACTGACCCAATGGGAGTTTTATAAATTAATTATAGCCAATGGAATTGTGCCCCTTCGGACTTTCGGCACCATTATGGGGGTCATTCTGTATATGATGATATATCTGGTAGAAAAAGGAGCGATTCATTTCGATGCTTTTTTTATGATTCTACCTTTCAGTTCTACAATCTTCTTCATCAAACTTTATAAAAAAGACGAAAAGAAACCTTTCACTAATATCGCTTTTACCTTTTTAGGAATTATTTATGTGGCTTTGCCTTTTTCACTTTTGAGTGTGGCAGCTTTCATCTTGGATCAATATAGTTATCAAATTATCATAGGTATATTTTTGATCCTTTGGGCTAGTGATACAGGTGCTTATTTCGCTGGGATTCAATTCGGACGTAGGAAGTTATTTGAAAGAGTGTCGCCCAAAAAATCATGGGAAGGTAGTGTTGGAGGTGCCTTTCTTTCTCTGGCGTTTGCCGTTGGGATTTCATTCTATTTCACAGACTTGGCCTTGTGGCATTGGGTCGTTATTTCCATAATCACGGTCGTTACTGGCACGTATGGTGATTTAGTAGAATCATTATTTAAAAGAAGTATGGATATCAAGGACTCTGGTCGCAAGCTACCGGGTCATGGAGGGTTTTTAGATAGATTCGACGGATTATTGTTATCCATCCCATTCATTATCATTTTCTTGAAGTTTTTTGTGCAAGAATGA
- a CDS encoding phosphatidylserine decarboxylase family protein has protein sequence MTIHKEGYKILFVLLCVLALANYGVRYYMPANELVQQLALIASLIIYLLVLQFFRNPRVKIEANENVILAPADGKVVVIENTEEGEYFKSERKQISIFMSPLNVHVCRTPAAGLVKFFKYHAGKYLVAWHPKSSTENERTTMVVELANGVEILVRQIAGAVARRIKWYVGESQKLQQGQEYGFIKFGSRLDVFLPVDADINVKIGDVTKGGRTVIATLK, from the coding sequence ATGACCATTCACAAGGAAGGATACAAAATTTTGTTTGTGCTGTTGTGCGTGCTGGCTTTGGCCAATTATGGCGTAAGGTATTACATGCCTGCCAATGAGCTCGTACAGCAACTAGCCCTCATCGCCAGTTTGATTATTTATCTTTTGGTTCTGCAGTTTTTCAGAAACCCAAGAGTAAAAATTGAAGCAAATGAAAATGTAATCTTGGCACCAGCGGATGGTAAGGTAGTAGTGATAGAAAACACAGAAGAAGGGGAGTATTTCAAATCTGAGCGAAAGCAAATCTCGATTTTCATGTCTCCCCTCAATGTTCATGTCTGCCGTACTCCTGCAGCGGGACTTGTGAAATTTTTCAAATACCATGCTGGCAAATACCTGGTAGCCTGGCATCCTAAGTCAAGCACAGAAAATGAGCGTACCACTATGGTTGTTGAACTAGCCAATGGTGTGGAAATCTTAGTGCGACAAATCGCAGGAGCTGTAGCACGTAGAATCAAATGGTACGTAGGTGAAAGTCAAAAACTCCAGCAAGGCCAGGAGTATGGGTTTATCAAATTTGGCTCTCGACTAGATGTTTTCCTTCCTGTAGATGCAGATATCAATGTAAAAATTGGTGATGTGACTAAGGGTGGAAGGACGGTGATTGCTACTTTGAAGTAA
- a CDS encoding TraR/DksA family transcriptional regulator translates to MSNGEKTRYSQEELAEFEELINGKLDKAKSELKYIKESLTRSGDSGTDSTFGNVKTLEDGADTAEKESLNQLAARQQKFITNLENALIRIKNGTYGICKESGKLISKERLRAVPHTTLSIDSKLKQSS, encoded by the coding sequence ATGAGCAATGGAGAGAAAACAAGATATTCTCAAGAAGAGCTAGCTGAATTTGAAGAACTGATCAATGGAAAACTTGACAAGGCAAAGAGCGAATTGAAATACATCAAGGAGTCTTTGACTAGAAGTGGTGATTCAGGTACAGACAGCACATTTGGGAATGTGAAAACACTAGAAGACGGTGCCGATACTGCTGAAAAAGAAAGTTTGAACCAGTTGGCAGCCAGACAGCAAAAGTTTATCACCAACTTAGAGAATGCCTTAATTCGTATCAAAAACGGAACTTATGGCATCTGTAAAGAAAGTGGCAAATTGATAAGTAAAGAAAGATTGCGTGCAGTACCACATACTACATTATCAATCGACTCTAAACTGAAGCAAAGTAGCTAA
- a CDS encoding CPBP family intramembrane glutamic endopeptidase, translating to MPNSLQSNQTPLSLLLILIILSLGTYLIVPVILMSLGVEILGISLEEFMRKIGMENPEPQGQLVLILVQGASSVLSFIVVPAFFVKKYEASSLSSYFHSRWINTNAIVLTLGLTLSLMVVNSLLIEWNMNVKFPESLASSFDRMEEQGRLMTEYLTDFYSLPYFLMVLVVVAVVPAIGEELLFRGLIQKYLQHIWNNPHLAIWATAIFFSAFHMQFYGFVPRMVLGAFFGYLFYYSGNLWYASVAHFVNNGFTLVMIYLFQQGIVEFDIEGTESVSIWPTLVFAIIGAVLFVLFKKQFHITDNLKNE from the coding sequence ATGCCCAATTCACTACAAAGTAATCAGACCCCACTTTCTTTATTGCTGATACTAATAATATTGAGCTTGGGGACCTACCTGATTGTTCCTGTGATTTTAATGTCTTTGGGTGTAGAGATACTTGGCATCTCCCTTGAAGAGTTTATGCGAAAAATAGGGATGGAGAACCCAGAACCTCAAGGGCAATTAGTTTTGATTTTAGTGCAAGGAGCGTCTTCGGTCCTGAGCTTTATAGTGGTACCAGCATTTTTTGTTAAGAAATACGAAGCAAGTAGCCTTTCTAGTTATTTTCATTCCCGATGGATTAATACAAATGCAATTGTTCTTACGCTAGGTTTGACTCTTTCGTTGATGGTAGTCAATAGCTTGCTCATTGAGTGGAATATGAATGTGAAGTTCCCGGAGAGTCTTGCATCCTCTTTCGATCGAATGGAGGAGCAAGGAAGGCTGATGACAGAATACCTCACCGATTTTTATTCCTTGCCTTATTTCCTGATGGTATTGGTAGTTGTAGCAGTTGTACCGGCGATTGGTGAAGAATTGCTTTTTAGAGGTTTGATACAAAAGTATCTGCAACATATTTGGAATAATCCACATCTGGCGATCTGGGCTACTGCCATTTTCTTCAGCGCTTTTCATATGCAGTTTTATGGGTTTGTTCCAAGGATGGTTTTGGGGGCTTTTTTTGGTTATCTCTTTTATTATTCGGGAAACCTATGGTATGCTTCGGTAGCCCATTTTGTGAACAACGGATTTACATTGGTCATGATTTATTTATTCCAACAAGGAATAGTGGAGTTTGATATTGAAGGCACTGAATCTGTATCGATTTGGCCAACCTTAGTCTTTGCAATTATTGGCGCGGTTCTGTTTGTTTTGTTCAAAAAACAATTTCATATTACAGATAATTTGAAAAATGAGTAA
- a CDS encoding DUF2007 domain-containing protein has product MSNWQKVFSDKNEYRAEIVIAVLQESGLQPVMVNKKDAAYQFGHFEVLVAPDHVLRAIKIIENDIEFK; this is encoded by the coding sequence ATGAGTAACTGGCAAAAAGTATTTTCAGACAAGAATGAATACCGTGCGGAGATTGTCATCGCCGTGCTTCAGGAGTCTGGACTACAGCCGGTGATGGTCAACAAAAAAGACGCTGCCTACCAGTTTGGCCATTTTGAAGTATTGGTAGCCCCTGATCACGTACTCAGGGCAATTAAGATCATAGAGAATGACATCGAGTTCAAGTAA
- a CDS encoding Glu/Leu/Phe/Val dehydrogenase — MGYIEPAPIKDKENPFESMMSRFHIAAQALGLDDEIYNVLKSPYKQAIVSLPVTMDDGSIKVFEGYRVIHSNILGPSKGGVRFDMGVNLDEVKALAAWMTWKCAVVDIPYGGAKGGIKCDPRSMSPGEIERLTRAYTQNMHEIFGPDRDIPAPDMGTGPREMAWMMDEYSRAQGMTVNAVVTGKPIVLGGSLGRTEATGRGVMISALAAMEKMKINPFNAKCAIQGFGNVGSWAGKLLEERGVSIVAISDVSGAYYNDGGINMNEAIEYRNNNNGQLEGFPGAEKIDPDELLLLEVDVLIPAAKEDVITFDNAAKIKAKLIVEGANGPTSARADAILQENDVLAVPDILANAGGVTVSYFEWVQNRLGYKWTRERVNRRSDRIMKTSFNKVYEISQEYKVSLRIAAYIVAIEKVSTTYKYRGGF, encoded by the coding sequence ATGGGATATATAGAACCGGCTCCAATAAAGGATAAAGAAAATCCTTTCGAGTCAATGATGTCGAGGTTTCACATCGCGGCACAGGCTCTAGGGCTTGACGATGAAATTTACAATGTACTTAAGTCTCCATATAAGCAGGCCATCGTTTCGTTGCCTGTCACCATGGATGACGGTTCAATCAAAGTTTTCGAGGGTTATCGAGTAATTCACTCCAACATTCTTGGGCCATCTAAAGGTGGAGTAAGGTTTGACATGGGCGTGAATCTAGACGAGGTAAAAGCCTTGGCTGCTTGGATGACCTGGAAATGTGCCGTGGTAGATATTCCTTACGGTGGCGCCAAAGGCGGGATCAAATGCGATCCGCGATCTATGTCTCCTGGCGAGATCGAAAGATTGACAAGAGCCTATACGCAAAACATGCACGAAATCTTTGGGCCAGACAGAGATATTCCTGCACCAGATATGGGTACCGGTCCAAGAGAAATGGCTTGGATGATGGATGAGTACTCTCGGGCTCAAGGTATGACTGTAAACGCTGTAGTAACCGGCAAACCAATCGTATTGGGTGGTTCATTGGGTAGAACAGAAGCTACAGGTCGTGGCGTGATGATCTCTGCTTTGGCAGCGATGGAAAAAATGAAAATCAATCCTTTCAACGCCAAGTGTGCGATTCAAGGGTTTGGAAATGTAGGTTCATGGGCAGGTAAACTGCTTGAAGAAAGAGGTGTGAGCATCGTAGCGATTAGTGATGTGTCTGGAGCTTACTACAACGATGGCGGGATCAATATGAACGAAGCGATCGAGTATAGAAATAATAACAACGGTCAGTTGGAAGGCTTCCCGGGAGCGGAGAAGATCGATCCTGATGAATTGTTGCTTCTTGAAGTGGATGTATTGATCCCTGCAGCTAAGGAAGATGTGATCACATTTGATAATGCGGCGAAAATCAAGGCCAAGTTGATTGTAGAAGGAGCCAATGGCCCTACTTCGGCAAGAGCCGATGCTATTCTTCAAGAAAATGATGTACTAGCCGTTCCGGATATTCTGGCCAATGCTGGTGGTGTGACGGTGTCATACTTTGAGTGGGTACAAAACAGATTAGGATACAAGTGGACGCGTGAAAGAGTGAATCGTAGATCTGACAGGATCATGAAAACATCTTTCAACAAGGTGTATGAAATTTCTCAAGAATATAAAGTATCATTGAGGATTGCAGCCTATATCGTGGCTATCGAAAAAGTATCAACAACTTATAAATACAGAGGAGGGTTCTAA
- a CDS encoding pseudouridine synthase yields the protein MRKRTNPKGRQNKPEPQQAALSYPARLNKFISNAGICSRRDADLLIAEGKIKINDKVVTELGTKVEHGDEVKFNGKVIKPQNYAYILLNKPKDYITTMDDPENRKTVMQLIKGATESRIYPVGRLDRNTTGLLLFTNDGDLSQKLTHPSYKIKKIYQVELDKPITAYHFEQIAKGITLEDGEVKVDDIAILTPDKKSIGVQIHVGKNRIVRRIFEHFEYEVVKLDRTMYGQLTKKELPKGKWRNLTEKEVVNLKNMS from the coding sequence ATGCGAAAGAGAACAAATCCCAAAGGCCGACAAAACAAACCTGAACCCCAGCAAGCAGCATTGAGCTACCCAGCAAGACTGAACAAGTTCATCTCGAATGCTGGCATCTGTTCTCGACGGGATGCTGATCTTTTGATTGCTGAGGGCAAAATCAAAATCAATGACAAGGTCGTGACTGAACTCGGAACAAAAGTCGAACATGGCGACGAAGTGAAGTTCAACGGCAAGGTTATCAAGCCTCAGAACTATGCCTATATCCTGCTCAACAAACCAAAGGATTATATCACTACTATGGACGACCCTGAGAACCGCAAGACAGTAATGCAGTTGATCAAAGGAGCCACAGAATCCAGAATCTATCCGGTTGGGCGATTAGATAGAAATACCACGGGCCTACTCCTATTCACCAATGACGGAGATCTTTCTCAAAAACTTACACACCCATCCTACAAGATTAAGAAGATCTACCAGGTAGAATTGGACAAGCCCATCACGGCCTACCATTTCGAACAAATTGCCAAAGGCATCACGCTAGAAGATGGAGAAGTAAAAGTGGATGATATCGCCATTCTAACACCTGACAAAAAATCAATCGGTGTACAAATCCATGTAGGTAAAAACCGAATCGTAAGAAGAATCTTTGAGCACTTCGAATATGAAGTAGTAAAACTAGACAGAACGATGTACGGTCAACTCACCAAGAAAGAATTGCCTAAAGGTAAATGGAGAAACCTCACGGAAAAGGAAGTGGTGAATTTGAAGAATATGTCTTAA
- a CDS encoding DMT family transporter, with product MSNEQSSPGLISWLLLIVLALVWGSSFILIKKSLLTFTAGEVGTLRMFIAFLGLLPFSLPVIRKIERKKLPVLFVVGLVGSLLPAILFAIAQTRLESAITGVINAMTPVFVLLIGLVFFHHRIKTINILGIAIGFVGCTFIMLGGAYFDLSGVNLYALFVIAATVMYGTSVNLIKHYLTDIRSLHITAVSFTLVSPISLGYLLTATDFLEKAGTNPEFLSGIAYVATLALIGTAMALVIFNKLVKTASPIFASSVTYVIPIVAIGWGLFDGEVLNIYQIIGIGIVLVGVYLANKK from the coding sequence ATGAGTAACGAACAAAGCTCGCCAGGACTCATCTCTTGGTTGCTACTCATCGTTTTGGCCTTAGTTTGGGGAAGCTCATTCATCCTGATCAAAAAAAGTCTATTGACATTTACAGCAGGTGAAGTGGGAACGCTACGGATGTTCATTGCCTTCCTAGGACTCCTTCCCTTTTCATTACCTGTCATTCGGAAAATCGAGCGCAAGAAATTGCCAGTATTATTTGTAGTAGGGCTTGTCGGAAGCCTCTTGCCAGCCATCCTTTTTGCTATTGCTCAGACGCGACTGGAAAGCGCTATCACTGGTGTGATCAATGCCATGACACCAGTCTTTGTATTGCTCATCGGGCTTGTATTTTTTCACCACAGGATCAAAACCATCAACATCTTAGGCATAGCCATCGGCTTCGTTGGGTGCACCTTCATCATGTTAGGCGGGGCCTATTTTGATCTATCCGGAGTCAACTTGTATGCCCTATTTGTGATTGCCGCGACTGTGATGTACGGAACCAGCGTTAACCTCATCAAGCACTATCTGACTGACATTCGCTCCCTGCATATTACCGCCGTATCATTCACACTAGTAAGTCCCATCAGTTTAGGATATTTACTTACCGCAACCGACTTCTTAGAAAAAGCAGGGACTAATCCTGAGTTTTTATCAGGCATAGCTTACGTCGCCACACTTGCCTTGATTGGTACGGCCATGGCACTAGTGATATTTAACAAATTGGTAAAAACAGCCTCTCCTATTTTTGCCAGCTCGGTTACTTATGTTATTCCGATTGTGGCCATAGGTTGGGGCTTGTTCGACGGCGAAGTGCTCAACATTTATCAGATCATAGGCATTGGGATTGTATTGGTGGGTGTCTATCTTGCCAATAAAAAATAA